A region of the Arachis hypogaea cultivar Tifrunner chromosome 15, arahy.Tifrunner.gnm2.J5K5, whole genome shotgun sequence genome:
TTCTTTTGCATTGCAATTGCAAGCATCACTGTATAAACTAAGAAGATAGATTAAGATATTCAAATGTGTTAGACTAGGTAGTAGCATGTAATAGGAGACAGACGGTGAAAAACATCAATTACAAGCTATGATTGTACCATCAAAAGCGTTTGATCTAACAATAAACATAATCAAATCGTCTCacctactttaaaaaaaaaaataaagaaagattaAAGTTTACCGAATAGCAGCAGAAGGATGTATTATGCATTTATGCATCGGAGAGAACACTAAGGTCGTCTTCTTCAGGTGGAGCTGGCAAGTTGAGATCTATGAAGCTTTGTTGTTTCAATCTAAGATTAGCATTGATaatggaaggaggagaagaagaagaagaagatgggagAAGATGAGATCTCTTATGGCCACCGAGTGCTTGACCCGACCCGAAAACCTTTGAACAATACGGGCATTGAAAGATTCTTTCACTTCCATCAGCTTCATCACAGAGACATATGCTTCTGTGGCTCCCCAATGCCCCTGAAGATCGAAACGTTTTCCCACACTTGTCACACTgcagacgatgatgatgatgatgatgcttccCTCGAAGAACCTTCTTGTTCTtcaacttcatctcttcttcttcttcaacacttGTCTTTCTCCATTTGTCCCTTGACAGCATGATGAGGCACATGGCCAGGTCTTCTTCCGGCGAAGTATCGGAAACGGAGCTAACAGGCTCTGCTGCCTCTGTTGCTATTGATGCTGGTGACTCCATGAAACTCATGAGCTTGGTCCTCTTGTTTGTAAGGTTCATAATGGAGGATTTTCGTGTACGGTTGGATCGTCTTCGTGTCCGAGTTGGTTTGTTCTTTGACTCAGTCTCGCTCTCTCTGTCTTGGACCACTACAGTAGCATCATCAGCAGCAGGGAAAGAGAATTCAGGATCTGCAACCCTGAAACTTCTCTTTGGGTTCTCTCTTAACCCATAACctttttcttcatcatcatcgtcatcgtgTTCTGattctgaagaagaagaagaagaagagtactcAAAAGAAAGTGGTTGAGGAGGTGGTTGATGAGGCTTGGGTGGCAGAGGAAGCGTGGCTAAGTGAGCCTTCATGTGACCACCGAGGGCTCTGCCATTGGCGAATGTCCTCGAACAAAGCTTGCATCTGTGCCTCTCCATTTTCCACAACCACAACGCAGAGTGAATGAGAGAATTGGTGAAAACTGAAGAGAGAACAAAGAAGAaagtgtttttattatttatgtgaCGAAGGGAATGGAATTGGGAACTTAAAAGGAGGAGTAGGTAACAAGCATTCCTCCACCAATAAGACCGCATCACCCAAAAGTTATGCAAATTTAAAATATAGCATGAAAATgtcaaaactaattttatttatctgtctatctatctatctatccatGGCATTAATTTATTATTCCGCTGGCAAAAATTAAGAAAGTGTGATCGTTTACAGGAAAAGAGATATAAGTAACATGCAAAACTTGCCTGCTGCTGGATggaatcacttttttttttatttatatttactgCTTTCTGTTgtgctctctctctcttaaaGTACTAAACAAGCATTTGCGTATGCTCCTTTTATTTTGGATCTACATTTCTATGcatctcttttctttttcctttttcttttatgttaAAAGGAAAATAGAGAAATCAGATGTTAATGGTGTGCTTAGAATTCATTGATTGATAGAGTGATGCTTATTAAGCGAATTACCAGTTACTCAAATCACACGGAATATTTCCTTTCTGCTATGATTTAGTGGATGGAAATTGTTGGTGCAATAGCCCAACAGAATTTGAACCTATGCgcatccttttattttatttattcaatatgcttttctttttcctttttcttaaaaTCTGTAACGATGTATTATTAGTTAATTACAATATTTGATCGTGCTATGCAACTCACTAATCCTGAATGGTTGACATTACTCAGATTGCAATGTTACAAACATGACTTTAATCGGTTTTCGTATGGAATATCACCAATCACGGTAATAAAGACagattgttcatttactttttttCTAACAGATTGTTGATGTTCATTTTGTATTTATCTTTAAAATGTATTTGGTATATATAAAAGGTAAagataatgaaaaatatttttttttaccaattttttgcTGTATAATTAGACACCTTCAATTTTTGTAGAAACACAAATAAAAGTTTTAGTAATTCCATTATACAAATAACTTataaattaatgattttttttccgTCTTCATAGCTTAATTACGTTTTAATTATGCATGAATTCTAAATTCATTGTCAATATCGTTACAAAATTCTACTTCTCATgcctcccccttctctctctctctccaaaggctttcttccttgattttttttttattattagaaattgaAAAGATCCTCTTGttgattattgaaaaaaaaagtaattgcGAGCATGATTAACGGTTTTATACGGTAGTAAGTAGTACTAAGTAGAGAGCAAGGAAAGAATTGGGTTGGCAATGGTGTCAGTGCCATCTGTCCTATAAATAGCATGCTGAATGACAAGCTGTCGCAGTGTCGTGAGCAACGTgatcacactcacactcacagtTATCCACTGCCTTTGTGCCtccctccctttccttgcttcatCGCAaccttccacttctttttccatttATTCATTCCACTCTTCCCTtccctttcctttccttttcttctttcttatagTTATAGCACCCCAAATACTTGTTTTTATTCCTTTAGCTTAAATTACCAGATTCATACACATTATGCATGGCAATGGCTTCACAATGaaagaacaaaacaaaacagTACTAGGTGTTAAAATGACAAATATGTCAATAACTTAGGGAATTCAACCTTAAATAATTCATCCGGATATATAAGTATATATGATTAATGTACAGAATCACAGTAGCAGTAAATTTAACTAGCCATGGCATTTTAAGTTTTAAcctctattatatattactaattttgccaataagtaatagctcaaatggcatagtctctccatactcaattaagaggttgtgggtttgagtctcatatctttggtaaaatatatatattactaattttacaattttttatattaCATATCACTGtcattacaattgaaatcaaattttttcttgtgaaattaaagagttcttccattctctttctttttctatgtCTCTTATTCTTTCACTCACTCTATCtttcttatatatcattatcaacggaaatgtttggtaaccaaagaaaatcagccaaaaacagtcataatttgccttatttagcatttattaattattgtgacaattaattaatattaaataaggtAAATTTTGGCTGTTTTTTGGTCTACCTAGCATTACTCCATTATCAATAAGTAATTACAAATTTGAGAATCAAAATCTACAACATAGTATTCTCTAATtgcaatcaaattaaattaaattaaaattaaaattaaaatactaaaattgaaatataactatattatatattatatttatatattactaactaatttaataactaaaacgTGTCACATGAcaatcttttattaaaatttagaaaaaatatttctcTTCAAAATTAGTAAACTTCCTTCTTATATTCTTttatctatctctctctcttttttttatttctttctatccttttcactctatatataatttatgttttatattttatattaataatttgacaaatcaaaatatatcaccagatatttttcattataattaaaataaaattttttcttaacttccaaaattaacaaactccctctttcatttttctttctttatctttctcgctctctcttttctttcattttctatttttctctacctttctattttacaaaaaaaaaaaatttaacaacataatataatttaaataaaaatattattatatgcatattttttttatttaattttaaatttttactgcttatctttttaatttatatttttttccttcaaatatttattacatataatttagagaaaatactaatatttcaattaaaagttagaataaagattcaattgttttaaaaaaaattaagttagttttataactatcaatataatttttttatgctaatatctaattataattttatatatataaagaaaaaatattatttttaaataacaagcataaaaaataattatttctatttgtgcaaaAGAATTAATACCTAATCAGatataaaagtatacacattaaattctttcaaattttagataacgaatgttaaaattaattattagtaaaaaattaaactctttcatatgaaaataataactaaaagacttattatttaattttttatctacaaaGATCTTAGTCTTTTTAGCCAAATGGGACTTTTATCTCTTACGAGTTACAACCTtttttaaaagtagtttaatgttataaatttttttggacatattttataatatcagcaccgacataattttaaaagatttatattttcgtaatattattatggataaaaatactagttaattatattttcattCCACAAATTTCGtttacaatttatttttaatcattttagtaATTgcttatttttatgataaatattagataattaaatttttttattatattatttttgtatttgaatcAATACTAGTTAACTCTCCATATTTCTTTTCACTAAAAATATTAGCTCCTAAATTCTCTTCATTTTCATGTATATGAGAAAATCTCGTATATTTCATATGACTTCAATAGAGAGACAATTAGTGccaattgataaatttaaaaattctaaatgaaaaacaaaaatcatatacataaaaaatatacagTAACATttagtatatattatttatataaataacataatttttatcttgattatatatatatgagctCAAATGTACAAGTAAATCCACCTTGCAATGTAATTAAGATTAATACCCAAAATTTACTTATTATCATTTCAATCTTAGAATAATGAActaaaatagaataatattaagtgaccaataaaatttattatttttaataaatattttaaattctaaatataaattttaaatactaaattttaatagtaaatattaattaaatattgactaatattaataaaaaaatatgaatatgacATTTTTCAACCTAGTATAACACGATGATGAGCATGAGGTTGGAGAAATATATATAACCATATGCCCCGGGTGGCTTGGTAAATATTAAGTATATACATGTTTTATTGCTCGAAAACAAGAATAGGAAGATTAGAATATTGTTATTGGCGTGGAAGGCAAGTATACATATTATGATGAGACATTGCATTTGCATGAGAAGCGAAGGATCTGAGGAGAGATGAATGATGAGGGGCCAGAGGTAGCAGACCACGATTGGTGCAATCGACCAAACTTGACAGTTAAATATCAAAGAATGGCATTGGCCTACACATATAATACATATATAACACACCACTCGGTATTACTCTCCCTGTCTGCTGGAACTGCAACCTCCTACCTACGCCATGTCTCAATTAATACACTGCTATATATTACTCTATGCTCATAAACTTATTAACTTAGTATGTATAATGTTAAGAAGAATACTAACacactatcaaaatttattatttttagttattgattaaactataaatatttaaaaatatgagataaaatatataattaaatttaattaaataaactaGACTAAGACCCAATTTGagtaactaaattaattttttttgaaaaaaaaaaatttaaaccataaagatttgtattaaaaacagtttataaataagttattttatatttgtatttttagttatagaagtacttgtttaataaataaaagtgataaaaaaaattttgagaaagagagaagtctttttttttttttgtattttttccaaAGTTCTTAAATAACTTTTGGAGAAGTTAAAAGTATCTTTTAAAAACTGTACCAAACGTTAATATGATTTTTCGTGattcaaaagtaaaaagaaaaatagcttTTGCCACTTCTCAAAGGGACTCTAAAGGAATTGAGTTGATCGCTAAATGATGGCCAAAACAAATAAATTATGATGTCCTCCTAGTATTTCTCTAATGTTAtttcgatatttttttatttcttttagagtaaagtatcgtttttgtctccaatatttggggtaagtctcaaaatTGCCCATAACGtttgaatcgtcctatttaagtccctaacgtttcaatattgactcaatgttgtcctgccgttagaaatctgttaacggaattgacagcaggacaaaattgagacgattttaaaacgttaaggacttaaataggacgaaagcgttggggacaaaaatgatacataaaaataaattttaattttatccttcactaatataaatcttttacggtacatagttattaaattattttttaatcacatttaagttaattacacttaatcacattattttgattctaaataatttttttcttataattatactcttaaagatttttactcatcatgaaatatttataaaatgactagaatcacattactttattgtatatgtattatttttttcccACAAATTGATGTACTAGtaattctacaaatattttatgatgagtaaaaatttttaatagtaaaattataaaaaaattatttagaataaaataatgtgattaagtgtaatttacttagatgtgattaaaaaataattgaataactatgtaccgtaaaagattgatattattaaagggtaaaattaaaatttatttctatgtatcgtttttgtccccaacgttttcgtcctatttaagttcctaacgtttcaaaatcgtctcaattttgtcccgccgtcaattccgtTAACAGATTCCTAACGGTAagataacattgagtcaattttaaaatgttagagacttaaataagacgactcaaacgttagagacaactttgagacttatttCAAACGTTtggaataaaaatttatatttgctCCAAAATAATTCTCACTTCAAATTTTAGTGtattatctaattatattacaTTATGATGATGTATATAAGTATACATAACTTTCATCTAtactgttagaatataattaggatcaattaggatcaattagaattatttagtatatctgaatatttattatagaatattacgtctttattattacgattctcttagcccctataaataactttttatattgtattattccagacaacttgaatagacaacttgaTTACACttaataatacacaaatccttcatccagtttagtctcttgtttctaacatggtatcagataCTTTTTCACCTCATCGATTAGTCTGTTCTCTTtgtcttgtgtttttttttcAAGTCGAATGATCAAACACTATTGTCATCAGCTGCTTAtctattctcatgaagaaatcatatagttttcgctCTCTTTCGGCAATTCCGTCTGTGTTCTCTCGTGACAGTTCCGTATGCGTTCTCTTGTGGCAGTTTCATCTgcattctctcgtggcagttccgtttgtgttctctcgtggcagttccgtctgtgttTTGTCTGTGTTTCCTTGTGGCAGTTACGTCTGGGTTTCTTTCTGGTAGTTCCATCTGCACTTCCTTTAGTCAAGctgcagttccgtctgcgcttctttcagactagcggcagttccgtctgcgcttccttcagactagcAGCAGTTCCATCTGCGATTCCTTCAGATAAGCGGCAGTTCCATATGTGCTTCCTTTCGGCAGTTTCGTTTGCACCCGTTTTATCAGTTTATGCAGTTTTTTTCctctttatttcgttgttttaaataagtttcaaactcaagttgtcacttcaacttgagtttgagggggaatgttagaatataattaggatcaattaagatcaattagaattatttagtatatctgaatatttattatagaatattacgtctttattattacgattctcttaacccctataaataactttttatattgtattatcccagacaacttgaatagacaacttgaTTACACttaataatacacaaatcctttcTCCAGTCTAGTTTATTATTTCTAACATATACAAAGGAAAGATTAAACTACTACTACTACAGTTATATTTTGAAATACTTCTATTTTATAaacttaaattatataattttgcaAGTAGTCCATTCATTTCTAAGAAACAAtatggaaaaagaaaagaggtaactgtctatatgttttattatttgggttttaaatatatataaacaaaatattttaaaatggatATAAGTGTAATTATCAATTTCATGTATTcataaatacattaataataaaaatggtactacataattcaaatataaatactatttaatttctttttaagatGCAAACACAATAATGCTCTGtcttaattcttgaagaattgaaGTCAATCAAAcaatatttaatttgataatattatacatataagtatttttgtaaattaagtttaattaaattagcataaatttaataaaaaaacatatttttttgtgttttttcagcacaaatttttttattaaagagcacaaaaatttattaatataacataGAAATTTTTATACATGACACATAAATTTTTACACGTAACACAAATTTATTATTGATATAGCATAAAAAATTTTacacaacacataaatttttactCATAACAAGTTTTTGCACATAACACATAAATATTGCTgcaaatatattttgttagttgagtAAGTCAATTGTGGTGcttcaaatatttttgttatgcataaattttttttgtgttgtgtGTATTTTGTTAATTGGGTATCAATATTTTTGACATATTGTCCttcaaaaatttgtgttatacatcaaaatttttgttatacACCAAAATTTCTGTGTTATGCACCAAAATTTCT
Encoded here:
- the LOC112749622 gene encoding zinc finger protein ZAT9, whose protein sequence is MRSYWWRNACYLLLLLSSQFHSLRHINNKNTFFFVLSSVFTNSLIHSALWLWKMERHRCKLCSRTFANGRALGGHMKAHLATLPLPPKPHQPPPQPLSFEYSSSSSSSESEHDDDDDEEKGYGLRENPKRSFRVADPEFSFPAADDATVVVQDRESETESKNKPTRTRRRSNRTRKSSIMNLTNKRTKLMSFMESPASIATEAAEPVSSVSDTSPEEDLAMCLIMLSRDKWRKTSVEEEEEMKLKNKKVLRGKHHHHHHRLQCDKCGKTFRSSGALGSHRSICLCDEADGSERIFQCPYCSKVFGSGQALGGHKRSHLLPSSSSSSPPSIINANLRLKQQSFIDLNLPAPPEEDDLSVLSDA